A region of Anaerosalibacter sp. Marseille-P3206 DNA encodes the following proteins:
- a CDS encoding cupin domain-containing protein has protein sequence MNKDCNPYLYPYNNSNDMYNYQNPCWYNNPDNYLGYCRDCIDLRDYGPEPYVVNIEEATNQNYNYRLALWTGTHLQLTLMSINAREDIGLEMHPNVDQFIRIEEGEGLVMMGDSKDRLYFQQRVSANYVILVPAGKWHNLINIGCTPLKLYSIYAPPEHPHGTIHKTKEDDKMHHKI, from the coding sequence ATGAACAAAGATTGTAATCCATATTTATACCCTTATAATAACTCAAATGATATGTACAATTATCAAAACCCTTGTTGGTATAATAACCCTGATAACTATTTAGGTTACTGTAGGGATTGTATTGATTTAAGAGATTATGGACCAGAGCCATATGTAGTCAATATTGAAGAAGCCACTAATCAAAATTATAATTATAGATTAGCTTTATGGACAGGAACACACTTACAACTTACTTTAATGAGTATAAACGCTAGGGAAGATATAGGTTTAGAAATGCATCCAAATGTAGATCAATTTATACGCATTGAAGAAGGCGAAGGTCTCGTTATGATGGGAGACAGTAAAGATAGATTATATTTTCAACAAAGAGTTTCTGCCAATTATGTAATATTAGTACCTGCAGGTAAGTGGCATAATTTAATTAATATAGGTTGTACTCCACTAAAATTGTACTCTATTTATGCACCGCCAGAACATCCACATGGCACAATTCATAAAACTAAAGAAGATGATAAAATGCATCATAAAATTTAA
- a CDS encoding tryptophan transporter, giving the protein MKFKNNIITALLLTIGFILHQITPGILGGMKFDFLLSFIFISLLINRTFNNAILTALLGGILSAMTTTFPGGQLPNIIDKLVTCLILFVIINSIKNLKLNSIVVSILSGLGTFISGTTFLLSALLITGLPIPFATLMLTVVLPTIFINGLGTAFLYEIIKRALKISGVTIS; this is encoded by the coding sequence ATGAAATTTAAAAACAATATTATCACAGCATTATTATTAACCATAGGTTTTATTTTGCATCAAATTACACCAGGTATATTAGGGGGAATGAAGTTTGACTTTTTATTGTCATTTATCTTTATATCTCTACTTATAAATAGAACATTTAATAATGCTATATTAACAGCATTATTAGGGGGGATACTTTCTGCTATGACTACTACTTTTCCAGGGGGACAATTGCCTAATATAATTGACAAATTAGTAACATGTTTGATTTTGTTTGTTATTATTAATAGCATTAAAAATCTTAAGCTTAATAGTATTGTAGTATCTATACTTAGTGGATTGGGAACTTTTATAAGCGGAACAACATTTTTGTTATCTGCTCTTTTAATCACAGGATTACCTATACCTTTTGCAACTTTAATGTTAACTGTAGTTTTACCTACTATTTTTATAAATGGATTAGGTACTGCCTTTCTTTATGAAATAATAAAAAGAGCATTGAAAATATCAGGAGTTACTATAAGTTAG
- the trpS gene encoding tryptophan--tRNA ligase — MDERKIVFSGVQPSGALTIGNYIGAIKNWIDLQDEYNCFYCVVDLHAITVPQEPKNLRKNTLDLLALYLASGVDPEKATVFIQSHVSAHTELTWVLNTISYMGQLNRMTQFKEKAQRNEANLNAGLFTYPVLMASDILLYQTDLVPVGEDQKQHLELARDLAERFNNKYSDTFKVPDPLIKTVGAKIMSLQNPESKMSKSDADDNGYILLLDKPDAIERKIKRAVTDSIGEVRYRDEQPGIKNLMNIYSIFSGESVEHLEKKYEGEGYGKFKGDLADVVVEGLRPLQEKYDYYMKNKDYLETIYKEGAENAERVARKTLRKVYKKVGFIPRG; from the coding sequence ATGGACGAGAGAAAGATTGTTTTTAGTGGAGTACAACCATCAGGAGCTTTAACAATTGGTAATTATATTGGGGCTATAAAGAATTGGATAGATCTGCAAGACGAATATAATTGTTTTTATTGTGTAGTGGATCTTCATGCAATCACTGTTCCACAAGAACCAAAAAATTTGAGAAAAAACACATTGGATTTATTGGCATTATATTTAGCTAGTGGGGTAGATCCAGAAAAGGCAACTGTATTCATACAGTCTCATGTAAGTGCCCATACTGAGCTGACTTGGGTATTAAATACCATATCCTATATGGGACAGTTGAATAGAATGACTCAATTTAAAGAAAAGGCACAGAGAAATGAAGCTAATTTAAATGCTGGGTTATTTACTTATCCAGTTCTTATGGCTTCTGATATACTTCTATATCAAACAGATTTAGTTCCTGTAGGAGAAGATCAAAAGCAACATCTTGAACTTGCTAGAGATTTAGCAGAAAGATTTAACAATAAATATAGTGATACATTTAAGGTGCCAGATCCATTAATTAAAACTGTAGGAGCAAAGATCATGAGTCTTCAAAATCCAGAGAGCAAAATGTCAAAATCAGATGCAGATGATAATGGCTATATATTATTGTTAGATAAACCTGATGCTATTGAAAGAAAGATAAAGAGAGCTGTAACAGATTCAATAGGAGAAGTAAGATATAGAGATGAACAACCAGGAATTAAAAATTTGATGAATATATATTCCATATTTTCAGGGGAATCTGTTGAACATTTAGAGAAAAAATATGAAGGTGAAGGATATGGAAAGTTTAAAGGAGATTTAGCAGATGTAGTAGTAGAAGGGCTAAGACCTCTTCAAGAAAAATATGACTATTATATGAAAAACAAAGATTATCTAGAAACCATATATAAAGAAGGAGCAGAAAACGCAGAAAGAGTAGCGAGAAAGACTTTGAGAAAAGTATATAAAAAGGTTGGTTTTATACCAAGAGGATAG
- a CDS encoding ABC transporter substrate-binding protein has translation MKKLKLISLLLVLTIVFSFTLTGCKKDELKTVKLIEVTHSLFYTPQYVAITQGFFEEEGLKIDLINGKGADKCMTALLSGEADIAFMGPEASVYVYNKSKEDYAINFAQLTQKDGSFLVGREPDPNFTFDKLKGKTVIGGRKGGMPEMTLEYVLKKNGLDLEKDVTVRTDIQFDVMAGAFIGGEGDYVALFEPVAASLEKEGKGYVVASIGKEGGYIPYTCYCTTKSNIEKDADMVQKFTNAIYKGMLWVQNHSVEEIAKAVKPQFPDTDDEVLIALINRYKDQDTWKPDLILTEEGLNHMMDIMELAGELDKRADYDKIVTTKFAEKSMKTVKLK, from the coding sequence TTGAAAAAATTAAAATTAATTTCATTACTATTAGTATTGACAATTGTATTTAGTTTTACTTTAACAGGTTGTAAAAAAGATGAATTAAAAACAGTTAAATTAATAGAAGTAACTCACTCTTTATTTTATACCCCACAATATGTAGCTATAACACAAGGTTTTTTTGAAGAAGAAGGATTAAAAATTGATTTAATCAATGGTAAAGGTGCAGACAAATGTATGACTGCGCTACTTAGTGGAGAAGCTGATATTGCATTTATGGGACCAGAAGCTTCAGTATATGTATATAACAAATCTAAGGAAGATTATGCAATCAACTTTGCACAGCTTACACAAAAAGATGGTTCATTCCTTGTTGGAAGAGAACCAGATCCAAATTTCACATTTGATAAATTAAAAGGAAAAACTGTTATTGGTGGAAGAAAAGGCGGTATGCCTGAAATGACTCTAGAATATGTACTCAAAAAAAACGGTTTGGACTTAGAAAAAGATGTAACTGTTAGAACAGATATTCAATTTGATGTAATGGCAGGAGCATTTATAGGTGGAGAAGGTGATTATGTAGCACTATTTGAACCGGTTGCAGCTTCTCTTGAAAAAGAAGGTAAAGGATATGTAGTTGCCTCTATCGGAAAAGAAGGTGGATATATTCCTTATACATGCTATTGTACTACAAAGAGTAATATAGAAAAAGATGCTGACATGGTTCAAAAATTTACAAATGCTATATATAAAGGAATGCTTTGGGTTCAAAATCACAGTGTTGAAGAAATAGCAAAAGCTGTTAAACCTCAATTCCCTGACACAGATGATGAAGTACTTATTGCCCTAATAAATAGATACAAAGATCAAGATACGTGGAAACCTGATTTAATCCTTACTGAAGAAGGACTTAATCATATGATGGATATAATGGAATTAGCAGGAGAATTAGACAAAAGAGCAGATTATGATAAAATAGTTACTACTAAGTTTGCAGAAAAATCTATGAAAACAGTTAAACTAAAATAA
- the pgsA gene encoding CDP-diacylglycerol--glycerol-3-phosphate 3-phosphatidyltransferase, producing MNLANILTMTRIFLVPIYLIIFYSSFENRLLYSGMILIISGITDLLDGYVARKYNMVTKLGTMLDPIADKLTTFSILISFTSQKLIPLWLLILLSLKELSLLIGGGILYYSGNKKVIPADRFGKNATFSFYIAIISIIINLPQIFITMLLYLTVALHLIAFFNYFLIFNRIMKDKEI from the coding sequence ATGAATTTAGCGAATATCCTAACAATGACAAGAATATTTTTAGTACCTATATATTTGATTATATTTTATTCTTCTTTTGAAAACAGACTTTTATATTCTGGAATGATTTTAATTATCTCAGGTATAACTGATCTATTAGATGGTTATGTTGCAAGGAAGTATAATATGGTTACAAAGCTAGGTACTATGCTAGATCCAATAGCGGATAAATTGACTACATTTTCAATTTTAATAAGTTTTACATCTCAAAAGCTTATTCCACTATGGTTATTAATCTTATTGAGTTTAAAAGAATTATCATTGTTAATAGGAGGAGGGATATTATATTATTCGGGAAATAAAAAGGTAATTCCAGCAGATAGATTTGGGAAAAATGCTACGTTTTCTTTTTATATTGCAATTATTTCAATAATAATTAATTTACCTCAAATATTTATTACAATGCTTTTATATTTAACGGTGGCATTGCATCTAATTGCATTTTTTAACTATTTTCTTATATTCAATAGAATAATGAAGGATAAGGAAATATAA
- a CDS encoding valine--tRNA ligase produces MFENLPKTYDPKDFEDRIYKFWNEGGYFKANVNKNKKPFTIMMPPPNVTGNLHMGHAVNNTIQDILIRWKRMEGYEALWLPGTDHASISTEAKVVDKLKSEGKSKEELGREKFLEEAWAWTKKYGGNINNQLRKLGVSCDWSKTRFTLDEGLSDAVEEVFIRLYEKGLIYRGDRIINWCPNCCTAISDAEVEHEDSKGGFWHIKYPVKDSDETITIATTRPETMLGDLAIAVHPEDERYTHLVGKYAILPLVNREIPIIADEYVDMEFGTGAVKITPSHDPNDFEVGERHGLGQCIIMNDDATINKNGGEYEGLDRYEARKRIVEDLDNSGYLIKVEDRENSVGHCERCKTVVEPIISKQWFVKMEPLAKPALEAYKNGEVNFIPDRFGKIYTHWLENIRDWCISRQLWWGHRLPVYYCDDCGEIMVTREAPKACSKCSSTNIRQDSDTLDTWFSSALWPFSTLGWPEQTEELKYFYPTDVLVTGYDIIFFWVVRMVFSAIEQTDEVPFKDVFLTGLVRDSQGRKMSKSLGNGIDPLEVIDEYGADALRFTLITGNTPGNDMRFYMERVEANRNFANKLWNATRFVLMNLEEEVVKEKLDINMLEEEDKWILSRVNNVISEVSENLTKYEIGIAGQKIYDFIWDEYCDWYIEMVKPRLYEERSESKKTAEIVLLSVLKDILKLLHPFMPYITEEIWSHLPGNDEALIISSWPVYDEKFNFGESKKRISYIMKAIKGIRNARAEMNVVPSRKAKMIFVTTDEGVKETLTYGERYFTNLASAQDIEIRANKEGIGEDNVAVVIDRCEIFIPLSDLIDFDKEIERLEKEKEKLEGELKRVRGKLSNENFVNKAPNNVVDAEREKQKKYEEMMEKVLERLENLKK; encoded by the coding sequence ATGTTTGAAAATTTACCAAAAACGTATGATCCAAAAGATTTTGAAGATAGAATCTATAAATTTTGGAATGAGGGTGGATATTTTAAGGCCAATGTAAATAAGAATAAAAAGCCTTTTACAATAATGATGCCACCACCAAATGTTACAGGAAATCTTCATATGGGGCATGCTGTTAATAATACTATTCAAGATATCTTAATAAGATGGAAGAGAATGGAAGGTTATGAAGCACTATGGCTACCTGGAACAGATCATGCTAGCATTTCCACTGAAGCAAAGGTAGTAGATAAATTAAAAAGTGAAGGAAAAAGCAAAGAAGAACTTGGAAGGGAAAAGTTTTTAGAAGAAGCATGGGCTTGGACTAAAAAGTATGGTGGGAATATAAACAATCAACTGAGAAAGTTAGGAGTATCCTGCGATTGGTCAAAGACAAGATTTACCCTTGATGAGGGATTAAGTGATGCTGTAGAAGAAGTATTTATTAGATTATATGAAAAGGGTCTTATTTATAGAGGAGATAGAATCATTAATTGGTGTCCAAATTGTTGTACAGCTATTTCTGATGCTGAAGTTGAACATGAAGATTCTAAAGGTGGATTTTGGCATATTAAATATCCTGTAAAAGATAGTGATGAAACTATAACTATTGCAACTACAAGACCTGAAACAATGTTAGGAGACTTAGCTATTGCAGTACATCCAGAGGATGAAAGATATACTCATCTTGTTGGAAAGTATGCAATATTACCATTAGTTAATAGGGAAATACCAATTATAGCTGATGAATATGTAGATATGGAATTTGGTACAGGTGCTGTAAAGATAACTCCATCTCATGACCCTAATGACTTTGAAGTTGGAGAAAGACATGGTCTTGGTCAATGTATAATAATGAATGATGACGCTACAATAAATAAAAATGGTGGAGAGTATGAAGGTTTAGATAGATATGAAGCTAGAAAAAGAATAGTTGAAGACCTAGATAATTCTGGTTATCTAATAAAGGTTGAAGATCGAGAAAACAGTGTTGGACATTGTGAGAGATGTAAAACTGTAGTTGAACCAATAATATCTAAGCAATGGTTTGTGAAGATGGAACCTCTTGCAAAACCTGCCCTTGAAGCATATAAAAATGGAGAAGTTAATTTTATTCCTGATAGATTTGGAAAGATTTATACTCATTGGTTAGAAAATATCAGAGATTGGTGTATATCAAGACAGCTTTGGTGGGGTCATAGACTTCCTGTATATTATTGTGATGATTGTGGTGAAATAATGGTTACAAGAGAAGCACCAAAGGCTTGCAGCAAATGTAGTAGTACAAATATTAGACAGGACTCAGATACACTTGACACTTGGTTTTCATCAGCATTATGGCCATTTTCAACATTAGGTTGGCCAGAGCAAACAGAAGAATTAAAATACTTCTATCCAACAGATGTATTAGTTACAGGATATGATATTATTTTCTTCTGGGTAGTAAGAATGGTTTTCTCTGCTATTGAACAGACTGATGAAGTTCCATTTAAGGATGTATTTTTAACCGGCCTTGTAAGGGATTCTCAAGGTAGAAAAATGAGTAAGTCTCTAGGAAATGGTATCGATCCATTAGAGGTAATAGATGAATACGGTGCAGATGCATTAAGATTTACTTTGATAACAGGAAATACGCCTGGAAATGACATGAGATTCTATATGGAAAGAGTAGAAGCAAATAGAAATTTTGCTAATAAACTATGGAATGCAACAAGATTTGTACTTATGAACTTAGAAGAAGAGGTAGTAAAGGAAAAACTAGATATAAATATGCTTGAAGAGGAAGATAAATGGATATTATCAAGGGTTAATAATGTAATTAGTGAAGTTAGTGAAAATTTAACAAAATATGAAATAGGAATAGCTGGCCAAAAGATTTATGATTTCATTTGGGACGAATATTGTGATTGGTATATTGAAATGGTTAAACCAAGACTTTATGAAGAAAGATCAGAAAGTAAAAAGACTGCTGAAATTGTACTATTATCAGTACTAAAAGATATTTTAAAACTATTACATCCATTTATGCCTTATATAACAGAAGAAATTTGGAGTCACTTACCAGGAAATGATGAAGCTTTGATTATAAGTTCTTGGCCAGTTTATGATGAAAAGTTCAACTTTGGGGAATCAAAAAAGAGAATTTCTTATATAATGAAAGCTATAAAGGGAATAAGAAATGCTAGAGCAGAAATGAATGTAGTGCCTTCAAGAAAAGCTAAAATGATATTTGTAACTACAGATGAAGGGGTAAAGGAAACATTAACTTATGGTGAAAGATACTTTACTAATCTAGCTTCTGCACAAGATATCGAGATAAGGGCTAACAAAGAAGGCATAGGAGAAGACAATGTAGCAGTTGTAATAGATAGATGTGAAATATTTATTCCATTAAGTGATCTGATAGATTTTGATAAAGAAATAGAAAGACTAGAAAAAGAAAAAGAAAAATTAGAAGGAGAGCTAAAGAGAGTTAGAGGAAAACTTTCTAATGAGAATTTCGTAAACAAAGCTCCTAATAATGTTGTAGATGCTGAAAGAGAAAAACAAAAGAAATATGAGGAAATGATGGAGAAGGTATTAGAAAGACTAGAAAATTTAAAAAAATAA
- a CDS encoding bifunctional folylpolyglutamate synthase/dihydrofolate synthase, whose translation MNYNEALDFINSAEGLGSRLGLVTIGELMNRLGNPQKDLRFIHVGGTNGKGSTTSFIVHMLREAGYRVGVFTSPYLERFNERIQVNGEDISNEDFAKLTEKVKIKTEEMVKDGYPHPTVFELITATMFLYFKEAKVDIAVLEVGLGGRIDSTNIIDDSLISVITTIDYDHMEILGDTLYKIGKEKAGIIKKDGLVVSYPQQKEALMALEEEAIEKKAKLIVCPTQNIEIKELNDRGAVYDFKYNNMEFTNIKINLLGEHQVYNSSLALVTILELRSKGILDISDEQIIEGLLKTEWRGRLEILDREPIFLIDGAHNLQGINALAKSLKLLNYKRLILGIGILKDKDVDSMIKAISSLADVVVVTEVDSPRKMDANELADKIRMYNENIIIKKNVNEAIEKTLEIADKDDLVVFSGSIYLIGDVRKLFLSNK comes from the coding sequence ATGAACTATAATGAAGCTTTAGATTTTATTAATAGTGCAGAAGGTCTTGGTTCTAGACTAGGTCTAGTAACGATTGGAGAATTAATGAATAGATTAGGAAATCCTCAGAAGGATTTAAGATTTATTCATGTTGGAGGTACTAATGGTAAGGGTTCTACTACTTCCTTTATAGTACACATGTTGAGGGAAGCAGGATATAGAGTAGGGGTATTTACATCTCCTTATTTAGAAAGATTCAATGAAAGAATTCAAGTCAATGGTGAAGATATTTCAAATGAAGATTTTGCCAAGTTAACTGAAAAAGTTAAGATCAAAACTGAAGAAATGGTCAAAGATGGATATCCTCATCCTACAGTATTTGAGCTTATAACTGCTACTATGTTTTTATATTTTAAGGAAGCAAAAGTTGATATAGCTGTTTTAGAGGTAGGACTTGGAGGAAGAATAGATTCTACAAATATTATAGATGACTCACTTATCTCAGTTATTACTACTATCGACTATGATCATATGGAAATATTAGGAGATACCCTATATAAAATTGGCAAAGAAAAAGCTGGAATCATTAAAAAAGATGGTCTGGTAGTTTCTTATCCTCAACAAAAAGAAGCCCTTATGGCTTTAGAAGAAGAAGCAATAGAAAAGAAAGCAAAATTAATTGTATGTCCTACTCAAAACATTGAAATAAAGGAGTTAAATGATAGAGGGGCAGTTTATGACTTTAAATACAACAATATGGAATTTACAAATATAAAAATAAATTTATTGGGAGAGCATCAAGTTTACAATTCATCATTGGCTTTAGTTACTATTTTAGAATTGAGAAGTAAAGGGATTTTAGATATTTCTGATGAACAAATTATAGAAGGACTTCTAAAGACAGAATGGAGAGGCAGGCTTGAGATATTAGATAGAGAACCCATTTTTCTAATAGACGGCGCACACAATCTTCAAGGTATAAATGCCTTGGCAAAGTCACTTAAATTATTAAATTACAAAAGACTTATACTTGGAATTGGCATATTAAAAGATAAAGATGTAGATTCTATGATAAAAGCTATTTCTAGTTTAGCTGATGTGGTAGTAGTTACTGAAGTTGATAGTCCTAGAAAAATGGATGCAAATGAACTAGCTGATAAAATTAGGATGTATAATGAAAATATTATAATTAAAAAGAATGTAAATGAAGCAATAGAAAAAACTTTAGAAATAGCAGATAAAGATGATTTAGTTGTTTTTTCAGGATCAATTTATTTGATTGGTGATGTACGTAAATTATTTTTGTCTAATAAGTAA
- a CDS encoding YncE family protein, with protein MHRLLYEHNSGGEDYTMELKVIVANTGEDSIGIIDLKNNYITEQIPIKSLIKEDNNLNIYLDTYHIGPYALCLSSNKEKIYLSNIYDNSIYKIDISTMKIEDLIPVGKFPVCVEVYEELIYVLCSDSNSISIIDENSFKLIGNIALGEKPGDIEIDRLSQKIYIANSNGYSIDVIDLKKDSINSIKLNKNPIKIQIEKDLMYILSNINNGVLNCSNISVMKLTDNTIIKSIDMNGIYNNMIKPFGKELLYITSFENGYIFKMDLYTGNIIIKRFIDGMPNKIIYFENNKLLISNISKDCVTIFDTIGDKVVTNIKVGNEPNGLILI; from the coding sequence ATGCATAGATTGTTATATGAACATAATAGTGGAGGTGAGGATTATACCATGGAATTAAAAGTGATTGTAGCTAATACTGGAGAAGATTCAATTGGTATAATAGATTTAAAAAATAATTATATTACAGAACAGATTCCTATTAAATCTTTAATAAAAGAAGACAATAATTTAAATATATATTTAGACACATATCATATAGGTCCATATGCTTTATGTCTAAGTAGCAATAAAGAGAAAATATATTTATCAAATATCTATGATAATTCCATATATAAAATAGATATCAGTACTATGAAGATTGAAGATTTAATACCAGTAGGCAAATTTCCAGTATGTGTAGAAGTATATGAAGAACTAATTTATGTTCTATGTTCAGATTCTAATTCTATTTCTATAATAGATGAGAATAGCTTTAAACTGATAGGGAATATAGCATTGGGTGAAAAGCCTGGAGATATTGAAATAGATAGATTAAGTCAAAAAATATATATAGCTAATAGTAACGGATATAGTATAGATGTTATAGATCTTAAAAAAGATAGTATTAATAGCATTAAACTGAATAAGAATCCAATTAAAATTCAAATAGAAAAAGATTTAATGTATATTCTTTCTAATATTAACAATGGTGTATTAAATTGTTCCAATATATCTGTTATGAAATTAACTGATAATACCATAATCAAAAGCATAGATATGAATGGAATTTATAACAATATGATTAAACCATTTGGTAAAGAACTATTGTATATAACAAGTTTTGAAAATGGATATATTTTCAAAATGGATTTATATACAGGCAATATAATAATAAAAAGATTTATAGATGGTATGCCTAATAAAATTATCTATTTTGAAAACAACAAATTATTGATATCAAATATATCAAAAGATTGTGTTACTATTTTTGATACAATAGGGGATAAAGTAGTAACAAATATAAAAGTTGGTAATGAACCAAATGGTTTAATTTTAATCTAA
- a CDS encoding DUF4364 family protein: MFTENTEELAQNKLLLLYIIDKSQTPFSNSQITEFVLENNYMNYFLVQQFLSELVESKFIEYTKNKGKEVYILSNKGKLVLDFFIDRIPKQLINDVNEKFQIKLEKIKRETQVIGDYYMKGETEYIVYLKLVENGTTLFSLNLNVVSSEQAKMICENWKSKPDSVYQNILSTLID; this comes from the coding sequence ATGTTTACAGAAAACACAGAAGAATTAGCACAAAACAAGCTGTTGCTATTATATATTATTGATAAATCACAAACTCCTTTTTCCAATAGTCAAATAACAGAATTTGTTCTTGAAAATAACTATATGAACTACTTTCTAGTTCAGCAATTTTTAAGTGAATTAGTAGAATCTAAATTTATCGAATATACAAAAAATAAAGGTAAGGAAGTATATATTCTTTCAAATAAAGGTAAATTAGTATTAGATTTTTTCATTGATAGAATACCCAAACAATTGATAAACGATGTTAACGAAAAATTCCAAATTAAATTAGAAAAAATCAAAAGAGAAACACAAGTTATTGGAGATTACTATATGAAAGGCGAAACCGAATACATTGTATATTTGAAATTGGTAGAAAACGGCACCACATTATTCAGTTTAAATTTAAATGTAGTATCAAGTGAACAAGCTAAAATGATCTGTGAAAATTGGAAATCTAAGCCTGATAGTGTTTATCAAAATATACTTAGTACTCTTATTGACTAA
- a CDS encoding alpha/beta-type small acid-soluble spore protein: MANNKIMVPEARAALDQLKLEIANEIGISNYDNIDKGNLPSRVNGYVGGYMVKKLVEDAQRQLSGK; encoded by the coding sequence ATGGCTAACAATAAAATTATGGTTCCTGAAGCTAGAGCTGCACTAGATCAACTAAAACTTGAAATAGCAAATGAAATAGGAATTTCTAACTACGACAATATCGACAAAGGTAACTTGCCTTCTAGGGTTAATGGCTATGTAGGTGGCTACATGGTTAAAAAATTAGTTGAAGACGCACAAAGACAGTTGTCTGGAAAATAA
- the pdaB gene encoding polysaccharide deacetylase family sporulation protein PdaB: protein MSNVNRNIVIRILLVVVILFISIIYTSFTNNISILEVFSQTKELPIYSVATEDKKIAISFDAAWGTEYTKDILDTLDKYEVKTTFFLVGFWVDKYPELVKEIHDRGHEIGNHSTNHPYMSKLSEEQIIEELSKTGNKIEELTGERPILFRPPYGDYNDKLIKVCMENGYYPIQWDVDSLDWKELGTQAVVDRVTRNVNNGSIVLFHNNAKYVSEYLPIVLEKLQKEGYEIVPVSKLIYKENFYMDNTGKQHSKDIEDGN from the coding sequence ATGTCAAATGTAAATAGGAATATTGTTATAAGAATTTTGCTTGTTGTAGTTATACTTTTTATATCGATTATTTATACGAGTTTTACAAATAACATAAGCATATTGGAAGTTTTTTCACAAACAAAGGAATTGCCAATTTATTCTGTAGCTACGGAAGATAAAAAAATAGCTATAAGTTTTGATGCAGCTTGGGGTACAGAATATACAAAAGATATTTTAGATACTTTAGACAAATATGAGGTAAAAACAACTTTTTTCCTAGTTGGATTTTGGGTAGATAAATACCCAGAACTAGTAAAAGAGATACATGATAGAGGACATGAAATCGGAAATCATTCTACAAATCATCCATATATGTCAAAACTCTCCGAAGAACAAATCATTGAAGAATTAAGCAAAACTGGTAATAAAATCGAAGAATTAACAGGAGAAAGACCAATTTTATTTAGGCCACCATATGGGGACTACAATGATAAACTTATAAAAGTGTGTATGGAAAATGGATATTATCCAATTCAATGGGATGTAGATTCGCTAGATTGGAAGGAACTTGGAACTCAAGCTGTAGTTGATAGGGTGACAAGGAATGTTAACAATGGTTCTATAGTACTTTTTCACAATAATGCTAAATATGTAAGTGAGTATCTACCGATAGTTTTAGAAAAACTTCAAAAAGAAGGATATGAAATTGTTCCAGTTTCAAAACTAATATATAAGGAAAATTTTTATATGGATAATACGGGCAAGCAACATAGTAAAGATATTGAAGATGGTAATTAA